From the genome of Gemmatimonadaceae bacterium, one region includes:
- a CDS encoding DUF983 domain-containing protein, with protein MRMRRQCPSCGLELDRGESDYFYGAYLLNFVAAELVAMFAFVAGLLATWPKPPWNLLTAITVAIAILAPIVLYPTTKALWLAVDLMFRPGASR; from the coding sequence ATGCGCATGCGCCGTCAATGTCCGTCGTGCGGGCTCGAGCTGGATCGTGGCGAGAGCGACTACTTCTACGGCGCGTATTTACTCAACTTCGTCGCCGCCGAGCTCGTTGCCATGTTTGCATTCGTCGCCGGACTGCTCGCGACCTGGCCGAAGCCGCCGTGGAATCTGCTGACGGCCATCACCGTCGCGATCGCGATCCTCGCTCCGATTGTGCTTTATCCAACGACGAAGGCCCTCTGGCTCGCTGTCGATCTCATGTTCCGGCCCGGGGCGAGTCGCTGA